The Pleuronectes platessa chromosome 10, fPlePla1.1, whole genome shotgun sequence genome contains a region encoding:
- the eva1ba gene encoding eva-1 homolog Ba yields the protein MDVKKKEMDLLSNSIAAYAHIKANPESFGLYFVLGVCFGLVLTLCLLVIRISCKPRTKVASSSSSTPEKKQLKGISGEDEEEESEDEEDEEGDDVEAQVPLPSTEIPVGNHNSQSDGTLSVNVFTSAEELERAQRLEERERIIREIWRNGQPDILGSGTGTIGRVHYY from the exons ATGGatgtgaagaaaaaagaaatggacCTGCTGAGCAACAGCATAGCAGCTTACGCACACATTAAAG CAAACCCAGAGAGCTTCGGCCTTTACTTTGTGCTCGGAGTGTGTTTCGGGCTGGTGCTGACGCTCTGCCTCCTGGTCATCCGCATCTCCTGCAAGCCACGCACCAAagtcgcctcctcctcctcctccacgccggagaaaaaacaattaaaaggcATCAgcggggaggatgaggaggaggagagtgaggatgaagaagacgaggaaggGGACGATGTCGAGGCACAGGTCCCTTTGCCCAGCACAGAAATCCCTGTGGGTAATCATAACAGCCAGTCGGACGGGACGCTGAGCGTGAACGTATTTACTTCAGCCGAAGAGCTGGAGCGGGCTCAGCGGCTGGAGGAGAGGGAACGTATCATACGGGAGATCTGGAGGAACGGCCAACCTGATATCTTGGGGTCGGGGACAGGGACGATTGGACGAGTGCATTACTACTAA